A single window of Rhodamnia argentea isolate NSW1041297 chromosome 5, ASM2092103v1, whole genome shotgun sequence DNA harbors:
- the LOC125314963 gene encoding B3 domain-containing transcription factor VRN1-like isoform X1 produces the protein MACGRRRPREDGGVEPHIATGPRLESPHFFKIILSDTLQSGKLGIPKKFFGRYGKDLSSLVLLKVPASSTWTIGLEKRNNGTLWLWKGWREFMQHYSIGLGHLVVFKYKGNSTFCVMIFDKSASEINYSSSGLSNLRSGFISPKREDVVEVEDSEDSAPHQKMRVEPHSPCSQPSPSCSSRDLEGRTKQSRCRMDHSEPVLRDPTLPRPLTTPELASEFDSEHPFFKMAIRQSHLKALRLPRQFSRHHIQENKKTAALTYTDRSWPVKLSRFTRDTRVLFSAGWAAFARETHLRVGNACMFELIDKHDVVFKVSIFNNADEEQIHID, from the exons ATGGCTTGCGGTCGGCGTCGCCCGAGAGAAGATGGAGGTGTCGAGCCACATATCGCGACTGGACCTCGTCTTGAGAgtcctcacttcttcaagatcattctctCCGACACCCTTCAATCTGGAAAGCTT GGAATACCGAAAAAATTCTTCGGGAGATAtggaaaggatctctcaagCTTGGTACTGCTCAAGGTTCCAGCCAGTTCGACCTGGACTATAGGACTAGAAAAGCGTAACAACGGCACACTTTGGTTGTGGAAAGGGTGGCGAGAATTTATGCAGCATTACTCCATTGGTCTCGGTCACCTCGTAGTTTTCAAATATAAAGGAAACTCCACTTTTTGCGTGATGATATTCGACAAGAGTGCTTCAGAGATCAATTATTCGTCGAGCGGCTTATCGAACCTCAGGAGTGGATTTATCTCGCCGAAGAGGGAGGATGTAGTAGAAGTTGAAGATTCGGAGGATTCCGCTCCTCATCAAAAAATGAGGGTGGAACCTCATTCACCATGTTCCCAGCCGAGTCCAAGCTGCTCGTCTCGAGATCTCGAAG GCAGGACCAAACAGTCTAGATGCAGAATGGACCATTCTGAGCCAGTACTTCGTGATCCTACTCTTCCAAGGCCTCTCACTACTCCTGAGTTAGCCAGCGAATTTGATTCggagcatcccttcttcaaaATGGCGATACGGCAGTCTCATTTAAAGGCATTG CGGCTTCCCCGTCAATTCTCCAGGCACCATattcaagaaaacaagaaaactgCAGCTCTTACGTATACAGACAGATCGTGGCCAGTGAAGCTTTCAAGATTTACGCGGGACACCCGAGTGTTGTTCTCTGCTGGTTGGGCTGCATTTGCAAGAGAAACTCATTTGCGTGTAGGAAATGCCTGcatgtttgagctcattgataaACATGATGTTGTGTTCAAAGTCTCCATCTTCAATAATGCTGATGAGGAACAGATTCACATTGATTGA
- the LOC125314963 gene encoding B3 domain-containing transcription factor VRN1-like isoform X2, whose protein sequence is MACGRRRPREDGGVEPHIATGPRLESPHFFKIILSDTLQSGKLGIPKKFFGRYGKDLSSLVLLKVPASSTWTIGLEKRNNGTLWLWKGWREFMQHYSIGLGHLVVFKYKGNSTFCVMIFDKSASEINYSSSGLSNLRSGFISPKREDVVEVEDSEDSAPHQKMRVEPHSPCSQPSPSCSSRDLEGRTKQSRCRMDHSEPVLRDPTLPRPLTTPELASEFDSEHPFFKMAIRQSHLKALAPYSRKQENCSSYVYRQIVASEAFKIYAGHPSVVLCWLGCICKRNSFACRKCLHV, encoded by the exons ATGGCTTGCGGTCGGCGTCGCCCGAGAGAAGATGGAGGTGTCGAGCCACATATCGCGACTGGACCTCGTCTTGAGAgtcctcacttcttcaagatcattctctCCGACACCCTTCAATCTGGAAAGCTT GGAATACCGAAAAAATTCTTCGGGAGATAtggaaaggatctctcaagCTTGGTACTGCTCAAGGTTCCAGCCAGTTCGACCTGGACTATAGGACTAGAAAAGCGTAACAACGGCACACTTTGGTTGTGGAAAGGGTGGCGAGAATTTATGCAGCATTACTCCATTGGTCTCGGTCACCTCGTAGTTTTCAAATATAAAGGAAACTCCACTTTTTGCGTGATGATATTCGACAAGAGTGCTTCAGAGATCAATTATTCGTCGAGCGGCTTATCGAACCTCAGGAGTGGATTTATCTCGCCGAAGAGGGAGGATGTAGTAGAAGTTGAAGATTCGGAGGATTCCGCTCCTCATCAAAAAATGAGGGTGGAACCTCATTCACCATGTTCCCAGCCGAGTCCAAGCTGCTCGTCTCGAGATCTCGAAG GCAGGACCAAACAGTCTAGATGCAGAATGGACCATTCTGAGCCAGTACTTCGTGATCCTACTCTTCCAAGGCCTCTCACTACTCCTGAGTTAGCCAGCGAATTTGATTCggagcatcccttcttcaaaATGGCGATACGGCAGTCTCATTTAAAGGCATTG GCACCATattcaagaaaacaagaaaactgCAGCTCTTACGTATACAGACAGATCGTGGCCAGTGAAGCTTTCAAGATTTACGCGGGACACCCGAGTGTTGTTCTCTGCTGGTTGGGCTGCATTTGCAAGAGAAACTCATTTGCGTGTAGGAAATGCCTGcatgtttga
- the LOC115731011 gene encoding B3 domain-containing transcription factor VRN1-like: MACGRRRPREDGGAEPDVATGPRLQSPHFFKIILPDTLQSVKLGIPKKFLGRYGKDLSSLVLLMVPGSLTWTIEIEKCNDDAVWLWKGWREFMQHYSIGDGHLIVFKYKGNSTFSVIIFNKSASEIDYSSSSISNLGSGFILPNQEDVVEVEDSVDSAPRQKMSVEPHSPCSQLSPSCSSQDLEDEVGRSTSRASHSKPVFGGSTTLWPLSSFELASEFDSECPFFKVVMRPSYIKNEMYVPRRFIMQHILEIKEIATLRHSDRSWPVKLRRCPHSVRGASFSSGWDAFVRETRLLVGNVCVFELIDRDDVVFRVHIFSSAGRYKRSKCRVDHHEPVFHDPTPPRLLTTPELAREFDSEHPFFKLVIRQCHLKKLTFHNRFIRQHMQENKGTATLRYSDRSWLVKLLRWKKERAAFSAGWSTFATETHLRVGNACVFELIDREDNVFKVSIFSNGGRGQIHIN, translated from the exons ATGGCTTGCGGTCGTCGCCGCCCGAGAGAAGATGGAGGTGCCGAGCCAGATGTCGCGACTGGACCTCGTCTTCAGAgtcctcacttcttcaagatcattctcCCCGACACCCTTCAATCTGTGAAGCTC ggaattccgaaaaaattcttaggaagatatggaaaggatctctcaagCTTGGTGCTGCTCATGGTACCGGGCAGTTTGACTTGGAccatagaaatagaaaagtgtAATGACGACGCGGTTTGGTTGTGGAAAGGGTGGCGAGAATTTATGCAACATTACTCCATTGGTGATGGTCACCTCATAGTTTTCAAATATAAAGGGAACTCCACTTTTAGCGTGATAATATTTAATAAGAGTGCTTCGGAGATTGATTATTCATCAAGCAGCATATCGAACCTCGGGAGTGGATTTATCTTGCCAAATCAGGAGGATGTGGTAGAAGTTGAAGATTCGGTGGATTCCGCTCCTCGGCAAAAAATGAGCGTCGAACCTCATTCCCCATGTTCTCAGCTGAGTCCAAGCTGCTCATCGCAAGATCTCGAAG ATGAGGTTGGACGGTCTACAAGCAGAGCTAGCCATTCTAAGCCGGTTTTTGGTGGTTCTACGACTCTATGGCCTCTCTCTAGTTTTGAATTAGCTAGCGAATTTGACTCAGAGTGTCCTTTTTTCAAGGTGGTGATGCGGCCATCTTATATTAAGAATGAAATG TATGTTCCTCGTAGGTTCATCATGCAACACATTCTGGAAATCAAGGAAATTGCGACTCTCAGGCATTCAGACAGATCGTGGCCGGTGAAGCTTAGGCGCTGTCCACATTCAGTCCGCGGGGCGAGCTTCTCTTCTGGTTGGGACGCATTCGTGAGAGAAACGCGCTTGCTTGTAGGAAATGTCTGCGTGTTCGAGCTAATTGATAGGGATGATGTTGTGTTCAGAGTCCACATTTTCAGTAGTGCAG GCAGGTACAAACGGTCCAAATGCAGAGTGGACCATCATGAGCCAGTATTTCATGATCCTACTCCTCCGAGGCTTCTCACTACTCCTGAATTAGCGAGAGAATTTGATTCGGAGCATCCTTTCTTCAAACTGGTGATACGGCAGTGTCATTTGAAAAAACTG ACTTTTCACAATCGATTCATCAGGCAACATATGCAAGAAAACAAGGGAACGGCAACTCTTAGGTATTCAGACAGATCGTGGCTGGTGAAGCTCTTAAGATGGAAGAAAGAGCGAGCGGCGTTCTCTGCTGGTTGGTCTACATTTGCAACAGAAACTCATTTGCGTGTAGGAAATGCCTGCGTGTTCGAGCTCATTGATAGGGAAGATAATGTGTTCAAAGTTTCCATCTTCAGTAACGGGGGTAGGGGCCAGATTCACATCAATTGA